From a single Luteitalea sp. genomic region:
- a CDS encoding DUF1080 domain-containing protein, with protein MSAAITPDRTIRLFNGRDLDGLYGWLKDTHYEDPGTVFTAADGLLRISGERHGYLGTRQAYRDYHLVVEYT; from the coding sequence CACGCCCGACAGAACGATCCGCCTCTTCAACGGGCGAGACCTCGACGGGCTGTACGGCTGGTTGAAGGACACGCACTACGAAGATCCCGGGACGGTCTTCACGGCCGCCGACGGCCTCCTGCGAATCTCGGGCGAGAGGCACGGCTACCTGGGCACGCGCCAGGCCTACAGGGACTATCACCTCGTGGTCGAGTACACGT